The Streptomyces sp. NBC_00597 DNA segment GGTGCCCCCGTCGACCTCGGCGCCGAATCCGTGCTGGCCCGCCGGCCCGAAGCCCTGGAGCTGGCCCGGGCGGTGGGCCTCGGCGAGGCCCTCCAGCCGCCCGCCACCGCCACCGCCCACCTGTGGACCCGCGGCGCGCTGCGGCCCATGCCGCGCGGCCACGTCATGGGCGTCCCCGGCGACCTGGCCCCGCTCGCCGCCTCCGGGGTGCTCTCCGCCGAGGGCCTGGCCCGCATCGAGGCCGAACGCACGCTGGCGCCCACCGAGATCGGTGAGGACGTCGCGGTCGGCGAGTACGTCGCCGCCCGCCTCGGCCACGAGGTCGTCGACCGCCTGGTGGAACCCCTCCTCGGCGGGGTGTACGCCGGCGATGCCTACCGCATCTCCATGCGCGCAGCCGTCCCCGCCCTCTTCGACGCCGTCCGCACCCACCCCACGCTGACCGAGAGCGTCCGCGCGCTCCAAGCCGGGGCCGCGGCCCGCGCCGCCGCCGAACGCACCACCGTCACCGGCGCGGCCGCCACCGGGGCCTTCTTCGCGGGGATCTCCGGCGGCATCGGGCGCCTGCCGCTCGCCGTCGCCGACGCCTGCCGGGCCGCCGGGGCGCGGATCGCCACGGGCACCGCCGTGCGCGAGGTCCTGCGGACCGCCGGAGGCTGGAGGGTCGTCACCGACGTCGAGGTGATCGACGCCGACGCCGTGGTCCTGGCCGTCCCGGCCGGGCCCGCCGCCCGGCTGCTGGACGGGCTCGCCCCGGCCGCGGCCACCGAGCTGCGGACCGTCGAGTACGCCTCGATGGCCCTGGTGACGATGGCCTTCCGGCGCTCCGAGCTGCCCGCCGCGATCACCGACGGCGACGCCAGCGGCTTCCTCGTACCGCCCGTCGACGGGCGGACCATCAAGGCCTCCACCTTCTCCAGCAACAAGTGGGCCTGGGCCGGCGCCGACCCGGAGCTGTTCCTGCTGCGGACCTCGGTCGGCCGGTACGGCGACGAGGGCGACCTGGGGCGCGAGGACTCCGAGCTGGTCGACGTCTCGCTGCGCGACCTCGGCGGGGCCGTGGGCCTCGCGGCCCGGCCGATCGCCTCCACCGTCACCCGTTGGGACGGCGGCCTGCCCCAGTACCCGGTCGGCCACCTCGCCCGCGTGGCCCGGATCCGCGACGCCGTCGCCGCCCTGCCCGGCCTCGCCGTGTGCGGCGCGCTGTACGACGGCGTGGGCATCCCGGCGTGCATCGCGAGCGCCGGGAAGGCCGCCGACGTGGTGATGGCCACGTTGGGCACCCCTGGCACCGACCACTGATCAGCACACGGGACAATGGACACATGACTGCACCAGAGAAGATTCCCAACGCGGGGAAGAAGGCGAAGGACCTCAACGAGGTCATCCGCTACACCCTGTGGTCCGTCTTCAAGCTGAAGGACGTTCTGCCCGACGACCGGAGCGGCTACGCCGACGAGGTCCAGGAGCTGTTCGACCAGCTGGCCGCCAAGGACATCACCGTCCGCGGCACCTATGACGTCTCCGGCCTGCGAGCCGACGCGGACGTCATGATCTGGTGGCACGCCGAGACCTCGGACGAGCTGCAGACCGCGTACAACCTGTTCCGCCGCACCAAGCTCGGCCGCGCGCTGGAGCCGGTGTGGTCGAACATGGCCCTGCACCGTCCGGCCGAGTTCAACAAGTCGCACATCCCGGCCTTCCTGGCCGACGAGGTCGCCCGCGACTACGTCAGCGTCTACCCGTTCGTGCGCTCGTACGACTGGTACCTGCTGCCCGACGAGGACCGTCGCCGCATGCTCGCGGACCACGGCAAGATGGCCCGCGGCTACCCGGACGTCCGGGCCAACACCGTCGCGTCCTTCTCGCTGGGCGACTACGAGTGGATGCTGGCCTTCGAGGCCGACGAGCTGTACCGCATCGTCGACCTCATGCGTCACCTGCGCGCCTCCGAGGCCCGTATGCACGTCCGTGAAGAGGTGCCCTTCTACACCGGACGCCGCAAGTCCGTCGCCGATCTGGTGGCCGGGCTCGCCTGATACCTCCCCTGGGGGGAAGGAGCCGGAGGACCACTCTCGTGACTGGGAGCGGCTTCCGGTGGATCGGGAGGCCCAGCCCCCGAATCGACGCAGCCGGAGACCCCGCCCGGAAGTTCAGACGACAGGCGGCAGCAGAGCCCTGGGTACCTTCCCGGGGGCCTTCGCTGCCCGGTCGTCCAGCGACACCGGTGCGGGCTCCGGATGCGGCGCACACGTGACACGCCACCCCGAGGTGTCACCCGTCAGCAAATACCGCTCCACGTGGCGGTCCACGCAGTCATTGCGCCCGCCGACCACTCCGTGGGTGCCGGCCCCCTCCTCGGTGACCAGCGCCGCCTCGGCGCCGAGCCGCCGCTGGAGCTCCAGCGCACCCGGGTACGGGGTCGCCCCGTCCCGCTCCGCCGCGACGATCAGCGTGCGCGGGATCCGCGCCGGCTGCGCGCCGACCGCCACCGGCTGCTGCCGCTCGCGGACCGGCCAGTACGCGCACGGCAGGTTCAGGAAGGCGTTGGCCCAGGTCTCGAAGGGCGCCCGGCGGGCCAGTTCGGTGTTGTCGCGGTCCCAGACCTCCCAATCCGCGGGCCAGGCGGCGTCGTTGCACAGCACCGCCGTGTACACCGCCCGTGCGTTCTCGCGCGCGGCCGCCGACTCCGTTTCGGGGCGCGCCTGTTGGACCAGCGGGCCCGGATCGCCGGCCAGGAAGGCGCTGAGTGCGGCCGCCCGCTCCGGCCAGACGTCGTCGTAGTACGCCGCCTGGAGGAACGCGGCCTGGAGCTCGCCGGTCCCGACCGCCCCGCCCGCCGGCGCACGGGCCACCGAGTCCCGCACCCGCTCGTAACTCGCCTGCACCGCCGCCGGGGTGGCGCCGAGCCGGTACGCGGCGTGGTGGCGGGCGGCCCAGGCGCGGAAGTCGTACCAGCGGCGCTCGAACCCCGGCGCCTGGTCGAGGTTGTCGAGGTACCAGATGCGGCGCGGGTCGGGGTCGACCGCGGAGTCGAGGACCATCCGGCGGACGTGGCCGGGGTGCAGCGTGGCGTAGACGGCCCCCAGGTAGGTGCCGTACGAGGCACCCATGAAGGTCAGCTTCTCCTCGCCGAGCGCGGCCCGCAGCACGTGCAGGTCGCGGACGTTGTCGAGGGTCGAGTAGTACGCCAGGGCGGCACCGGCCCGCTGCGCGCAGCCGCGGGCGTACGCCCGGGCGGCGGCGACGCGCTGCTGCTTGTACCCGGCGGAGGGCTCCGCCGGGACCTGGGTGGGGCCGTGGGCGCGGGCGGGGTCCTCGCAGGACAGCGGCGCGGAGCGGCCGACACCGCGCGGGGCGTAGCCGACGAGGTCGTAGGCGGCGCCGATGCGCTCCCACTCGGGGAGACCGGCGACGAGCGGGAAGAACGTCCCGGAGGCGCCGGGACCGCCGGGGTTGTAGAGGAGCGCCCCCTGCCGCGCGGCGCCGCCGCGTCCGGTGGCGGCGACCCGGCTGACGGTGAGGGAGATCTGCGGCCCGTCGGGCCGCGCGTAGTCGAGCGGAACCCTGAGCGTCGCGCACCGCACGGAAGAGGGGAGCTCCTCGGCTTCGGGGCAGGCCCCGAAGCCGAGCCGATCGCCGCTGGCGGTTGCGCGGGAGCCGGTGTTCGGGCCGGCGCCGGCGCCGCCGGTGGCTGTGGCGCGTGGGGCCGAGGCGGCCTCGGCCGCACGGCGGGCGACCAGTTCGGCTCCCGCGTCGGCGGCGGCCCTCCTGGAGGCGGAGCCGGCGATCCCGCCGGACCCCGTGGTTGCACCGGTCGTGGTGGATCCGGGGACCGTGGAAACGGGGGGTGCGGCGCGGGCCGAGGGGGACAGGGCGAGGGAGAGGACCGCCGCGGCGACTCCGCAGCGGGCGAGCGGAGTCCGCATGATGGGCCGCCTTCATCTCTTCGGATGAGCCGATGAGATGCGCTCGACGGGACCCTTGTACAGGACCACCGCCGGGTGTCGGCCGCGATCCCCCCGTTGCCTAGGCAAGAGCCGCCCGTAAGGCGGGATCCGTCAGGACGCGGACCCCGCGCAGCGCGACCGCCGTGAGGCAGTCCCCGTGGGCGAGCTCCCGGTCCAGCGCGACGAGCAGCCGCTGCCCCGCCGGGGACGCCCACGCGGAGTACGGGTACGTCTCGAACCGGGCGATGGCCAGGCAGCCCAGGGTGAGCAGCAGCGGCAGCGCGAACCAGCTCAGGATCACCGTGACGGCGGTCCCGCCCGCCGGAACGCACAGTGCGGCGCCGGCCGTCGCCGCCACCAGCAGCGCGGCCCGCCGCACGGCCCGGACTCCGCCGGCCACCCCGCTTCGGGCGGCGGCCGGCAGCGCGAGGCCCGCCGAGCCGAGTCGCTGCGCGAGGGCCCGTACGGCCTCGTCCCGGGCGGCAGCGCTCCGTACGACGGACACCGGCGACTGCCCGTCCGGCCCGAACGCGCCGAGCACGGACCGCTCGTGCGGATCGCGGCCCACCGGGTCGACGACGGTCGCCCAGCCGGTGTGGGCCAGCAGCAGCCGCCGCTCGCGCTGCATGGACAGCAGCGTCAGCTCGGCCACCCGTCGGGGGCCGCCGGCGAGGTAGGCGGTCTCGTACGGGTTCAGTTCGTCAGGGCGCAGTCCGGCGCCCGCACCGCCGTCGGGTGCGGGCGCGGGTACCGAGGCCACGGCGGCGGCCCTCAGCAGGAGGGTGCACGACGCCAGCACCCCTGCCCAGGCCGTCAGGAGGAGCAGGACCCAGAACATGGCGGATTCCCACGAGGTGTAGAAGTGCCCGGTCAGGAACTGCTGCCGCAGCTCGAACCGGACGAACTGCCGCAACTGGAACTGCTGGAACAACTCGAACCGCTGGAGCAACTGGAACTGCTGGAGCAACTGGAGCCGGACGAGCAACTGGAAGCGCCGGAGCAGCTGGAACCGCCCGAACAGCCACTGGAGGAGGATCCGCAGCCCGCCCCGGAGCCCGTGCCGCCGTCACTGCTCGCGCACCATACGACGGGCAGGATCGCGGCGGAAGACCCGCAGGAGTCGACGGGCGACGAGGACGACGTCGACGACGAGGTCGAGGACGGACCGCGGCGCGCGGAGCGGGCCTGGGCGGCCGCCAGCCGGGTACCGCGGGCGGCCGCCGCCAACTGCTCCCGCAGGTGCGGGTCCTGTAGCCCCCGCAGCCCGTACAGGGCGGTCTGCACGTGCGGCGTCCGGTCGTTCAGGTACCGCGCCCGCATCTCGCGCAGCGCCGCCCGCCCCGCCGGCGTGAGCCGCTGCCTGGCCCGTGCGGCGAGGACGCAGCCCATCACGATCCCGCCGGCCAGAGCGGGCAGCACCTTGAGGATGAACGGCACCTGAGGGTCCGGGTCGAGCGCCAGCGCCACGAACGTGAGCGGCAGCGAGAACACCACCCACGCCGCGCACACCACGGTCTGGGCCAGCGCCCGGCGCCGCCACTTGCGCCCGGAGCCGGGGGCGGCCAGCAGCCCGCGGGCGGCGAGCGCGTCGCCGGTCTCCTGGACGGCCGGGTCGACCATGGCGGCGTACCGCACCTGGTAGAGCCAACCGGACGGCGCCTGCCGGTGGGCTTCGAGGACGGCCCGCTCGGCGATGCCGTCGGCCCGCGCCCCGGTGCACACCTGGACGATCCCGGGACCGCCGGCCACCAGCCGGCCGTCGCCGAGCATCGAGACGAGCGCGGTGTCCACGACCGCGCCGGGGCCGCCCGCCATGAACGCGGCCTCGGACAGGTCGTGCAGGCGCGGCGCCGGGCCGGCCGAGCGCGGCCGGGACCGCCGCAGACCGAGGCCCAACAACAGGGTGGAGGCGATGACGGCGACCCAGATCGCCACGGCGAGGGCGTTCATGCGGCACGCCCCACGAGGGTGCGGGCCCAGCGCACGATCCGGCGCGGCGGCCGGGCCCCGGCCCGGTCCTGCCACCAAGTGGTGAGCCGGCGCCGGGCGGCCGGGTCGGCGGGCAGGTCCCGGATCAGCAGGTGCTCGGCGAAGTCGAGGGCGTCCCGCCGGTATCCGGCGGTCATGGGCCGGTTGCGGGCGTAGTCGAGGAAGGCCTCGCGGTACGGGTCCGCACCGCCCAGGATCCCGGGCAGCTCGGGCGCGAGCTTCGCGACGACGCCGGCCCGCTTGGCGGCCAGCGCCCGCGTCTGCACGCCTACGCGCTGCCGGTCGAACCCCTCGGGCACGGGCGTACCGGCCACCAGGGCGGACAGCAGCGCCGCCTGCTCCAGGGCGACCCGCACGCGTGCCCGCTCCAGCCCGGCCCCCGCTCCACGCGCTTCAGGCGCTCCAGGGGTTCGAGGCGTTCGCGGGGGGTGCGGCGCTTCGGGCGCAGGGCGGGCGGGGGACGCTCCGACCGTACCGACCACCCCGCGGATCGCGGCGAGTTCCGCCGCCAGCTCCGCCTCCGCCGGGAAGTCGTCGTCACGCTCCAACAGCACCCCGGCCGGCTCCACGCGCCGCCGCAGCTCCGCCAGGATGTCCAGCACCACCGGCGGTACCGGATGCGCGTGCGTGTCGTGCCACACCCCGCCCCGCTCCACGCCCCCGGCGACGTGCACGTACGCGAGCGCCTCCAGCGGGATCGAGTCCAGCAGGGCGAACGGGTCCTCGCCCCGGTTCACCCGGTTCGTGTGCAGATTGGCCACGTCGATCAGCAGCCGGACCCCCGTCCGCTCCACCAGCTCCGTCAGGAACTGCGCCTCCGTCAGCTCCTCCCCGGGCCAGGAGATCAGCGCGGCGATGTTCTCCAGCGCCAGAGGCACCGGCAGCGCGTCCTGCGCGATCCGGACGTTCTCGCACAGCACGTCCAGCGCCTCCCGGGTCCGCTGCACCGGCAGCAGGTGCCCGGCTTCCAGCGCCGGCGAAGCCGTCCGTACGAAGGCGATGTGCTCGGTGACGACCGGCGCCCCCAGCGCCACCGCCCGCTCCCCGAGGGAGGCCAGCTTCGCGGCATCGGGCCGTTCGGCGCCGCCGAGGCCCAGCGAGACCCCGTGCGGCACGACCCGTACCCCGCGCTCGCGCAGCCGCAGCAGGGACGCGGGCAGGTGGCCGGGGCAGATGTTCTCGGCCACCACCTCGACCCAGTCCAGGCCCGGCAACCGTTCGACCGCGTCCGCGATCTCCGGCCGCCATCCGATGCCCACCCCCAGGTGCGCCATGCTCTTCATGTCCCCTCGCCCCCTCTCATCGGTCGTGTGCCGATGTCATCGCCCCGACGGAGTCGGGCCAACCGCGAAGAGGGACGTTCAGAGCAACATTTGAGGTTCCCGGTCAGCCCGTCACACCCGACCGGACGCGGCGTGCCGGAGTGCCAAGACGCCCCGACCGGAAGGATCCGGCCGGGGCAGCAGAGAACTCCTACCTCGCAGCGACGACGAACCCCCGAGCCGCCGGCCGCTGGCGCACAGCATCCACCCGGGCCCGAATCTGAGGGGTGATGTCCCTCCGGAACCGGGGGTCGGCACAGTCGAACACCCGCCACGGCCCCTCCGGATCCATGGGATCCACGGGAGCTGGAACCCCCGGAATGCCGTACCGACGCATCGCGGAGTGCAGCTCCGACAACTCGGCCGCGGTCATCTCGTCACCTTCCGTCGAGCGTGTGGTGGAGGAGCTTACTCGCCTTCGCCGCCACCGTGGGTGGCGCAGTTGCCCGGGTTGATCGGCCCGCAGCCGCCCGGCACCGGGGTGTGCGAGCAGTTCGCCGCGACCGTGACGAGCGGCCGCTCCGGGCCGGTCCACAGCTCGGCATCCGGGGTGTACCCCGCCTGCTCGATCAGGGCGACAGTCCGGGTCAGTACGTCGGGGTCGTGGCGGGAGGGGTCGGGCCGCTCCGGGTAGTGGTGGACCGTCCGGCCCAGACGGCTGCACAGCGACGCGTACAGATGGGTGTGGAGGATGAGCGCGTGCCACCCCTCGTCGACCTCGCGGGTCGGGGCGATCCGGACCGTCGGGAACAGGCTGGCGGCCCCTACGAACTTGAGGGCCTCAACGAGGAGTCGGCTTGCCATCTCCGACTCCATTCCGGGGTTGTTGTCGAGGATCGTGGCCCGGACGTCGTTGAACTGGGCGTCGGACAGGAGCCCTCGCGGGGACGCGCCGCCCGCTTTGGCGTCGGGTTGCTGGAGCAGGGCGGGCGGGGGGACGGGGTTCTCCGGCGGGATGTTCTTGCAGGCCATGGGTGTCTCCTCCGTGAGATTCCGATGGTGCGAAGGGCCCGCCCCAGCCACTCGAAGGGGAAAGAATCGAGTAGCGGGGCGGAGTCAGTGGGTGCCGACGACGATCATGGCGAGGGCGCCGAAGAGGATCGCGGCGTACCAGAGCCGTCTCACACGCTCGCTCACCGGACTCCATCCGCTTTGCGCGGCCGGCACGCCGGGTCCCGGATGTCATGCGACCAGACCGTCGGACGAGCCCCGGACACCGAGTGTGGGATGAACTCCTGGCCACCCGCCCGGATCACGCCCTCGCAGCGCACGCAGATCTGGCCCACAGCACTCATGCCGGCTCCAGGTCAGCCGGGTCAGCGGTGAATTCGAGGCCGCCAGGGGCCCGCACGTATGCCACCTCGGCGTACCGGTGCTCGCCGTCGATGAAGCCTATGGCTTGGCTGAGAACGTCCATCAGCGTGCCCGTGCGGCCCGTCGAGGCCTCACGAACCTGCTGATGCACCAGCGGGTGGGGAATGGTGGCGGTCGCACCATCCTGGTTGTACATGGCGGCTCCCTACCGTCGTCAGCGGGTGGTAGGACGACGTTAGGGGCGACGAGAACTGACAGAGGGTAAGGTCCCTACCCCTCTGGCGAGGGGTAGGGTTTCTACCCGTCAGATGTTCAAGTCGAGATGCCTAGCTTGAGCGCCAGCTCGCGGGCGTCCTCGCGCACCATACGCGGGCCTGCTTTGGCCAACTCCGGGAGCACCATGCGCGCGTGGGTGTTGTAGCGAATCGTCTCCGGCGAAGCCTTGTGCGCCTTCTGGAGCAGCGCCACCGCGGCCACGCCCTCGCCCTGCATGCCGTGCGCGCGCGCTGACTCAATGAGGTGGAACGACCTTCGGGTCGCGGACGGCACCGAGTCCAGGTCCATGGCTTCCACCACCTCCAGCGCCTTGCCCGGCTTCACCAGGTTCAGGTGCATGGTGAGCGCGTACGCGTCCACCACTCCCCGACCGAAGATCATCCACGGATGGGCATAGCCCTCGCCGAGTCGGCGAGCCGCATCATCCGCGCGGTCCCAGTACCTCCACGCCAAGCCCTCCCGTCCGACCTTCGCGAAGGACAGAGCCACGGCGAGCTGGAGCAGCCCCCACCTGGCCAGGTCCTCCTCATTGTCCTGCCGCAGCAGTGCCGCTGCCTCCTCGGCAAGCTCCACGCGGGCGTCCGCCGCCTCGTTGGCGTCCCGGTACACGTGGTTCATGTACCAGGCCGCGCCAGCCATCGCGCGGGGGCTGTCGGCGTCCTGCGCGGCCGTCATCGATCGGTCGCCAGTGAGCATGATGAGCTCCGGCTCCGGCTGGAACGCGAGGAACAGCTGCGTAAGGTGGTACGTCTGAGCCTGCACAACGAGCGCGTGCCGGCGCTCAGCCCCGTCCAGGGCCCGGGCGGCATGCTGAGTGTCGGCCAGCAGATCAGGCAGCAGGGGAGCGACGCTGGAGCGGTGGTCCCCACGGCCGTGCCACAACTTCCAGGCCTGCCGCACCCGGGCCGCCAACACCTCGGCGGACTCCGGCTCGGAACCAGCAGGGGCCAGCCGGTACGTCGTCAAGGCCCGCTTGATCGCAGGTAGGGCGCTGTGGGAGGCCTTCGTGTACGTGGCGGCCGCAATACGCTCGTCGCCCGTCAGGTCGGCGATGTCGCACTCGTAGACCGTCGCGAGCCGGATGAGCATCGGTAGGCGGGGCATGCCGATGGCGCCTGTCTCGATCCCCTTGACCCACTCGGCGGACCGACCGACGAGGCCCCCGGCGACGGGCCGGGTAAGGCCTGCATGGTCTCTCGCTGCTCTGGCGCGGTGGGCGAACGTCTGGGTTGCGGGTGCGGTGTCGTGCTGCTCGGGCATGCTGGACACTCCTTCTGACCTCGACACTCAGAAGGTACCGCCGAACGGCAGTGCGGGAACGACGAAATCGCTCCCTCCCAGCCCTGAGGCCGAGAGGGGGCGTTGCGTGTCAGGAGCCCCCGTATCACCGGGAATCCCAGCCGGTGTTGACGATGCTCGTGGGCTGGCTCGGCAGGGTGAGCGTCAGCGCCGTCAGACCGGGCGGGTCAGTGCGAAACGCCCCCAGCGAGGCGGGCCCGCAGGGCAGGATGGTCCGCGACCACCGTCGCCGAACCGGGTGCGATCTCCGTGAACCCGGCGTCCCGGACCACCGGCAGCCCGCTCCCGCTCAGCTGCGCCCACTGCTCGCGCGGGGCCGTCCGCACGGCCAGCCGGAAACCCGAATCCCGCCACGCGGTGCGCTCCGGGGCGGTCAGCTCCCACCAGGCCAGCTGCGCCGCGTGCCCGGCCTGGGCCATCGCCTTGCCGGCGGACATCTCCAGGTCCGGGTTGAGCCACAGCACCGCGATCCCCGGCTCGACCGGAGCGAGCGGCTCAGGGTCGTCCAGGTCGGTACCCGAGACCTGGAGCTTGGCGAGCTCCTTGGGCCAGCC contains these protein-coding regions:
- a CDS encoding aminoacyl-tRNA hydrolase, yielding MSSQHQNHTSDVPAVGADSPFRQEHAARDEAPQFVLPLVVRIEKAEPPARTDALETAARAVLVLLTDVRSHGEGEWAGAVRDWQDARIRKVVRRARGAEWRKASTLPGVTVHGGAAEVRVFPPVPLDGWPKELAKLQVSGTDLDDPEPLAPVEPGIAVLWLNPDLEMSAGKAMAQAGHAAQLAWWELTAPERTAWRDSGFRLAVRTAPREQWAQLSGSGLPVVRDAGFTEIAPGSATVVADHPALRARLAGGVSH
- a CDS encoding helix-turn-helix transcriptional regulator, which gives rise to MPEQHDTAPATQTFAHRARAARDHAGLTRPVAGGLVGRSAEWVKGIETGAIGMPRLPMLIRLATVYECDIADLTGDERIAAATYTKASHSALPAIKRALTTYRLAPAGSEPESAEVLAARVRQAWKLWHGRGDHRSSVAPLLPDLLADTQHAARALDGAERRHALVVQAQTYHLTQLFLAFQPEPELIMLTGDRSMTAAQDADSPRAMAGAAWYMNHVYRDANEAADARVELAEEAAALLRQDNEEDLARWGLLQLAVALSFAKVGREGLAWRYWDRADDAARRLGEGYAHPWMIFGRGVVDAYALTMHLNLVKPGKALEVVEAMDLDSVPSATRRSFHLIESARAHGMQGEGVAAVALLQKAHKASPETIRYNTHARMVLPELAKAGPRMVREDARELALKLGIST
- a CDS encoding TIGR04222 domain-containing membrane protein, whose protein sequence is MNALAVAIWVAVIASTLLLGLGLRRSRPRSAGPAPRLHDLSEAAFMAGGPGAVVDTALVSMLGDGRLVAGGPGIVQVCTGARADGIAERAVLEAHRQAPSGWLYQVRYAAMVDPAVQETGDALAARGLLAAPGSGRKWRRRALAQTVVCAAWVVFSLPLTFVALALDPDPQVPFILKVLPALAGGIVMGCVLAARARQRLTPAGRAALREMRARYLNDRTPHVQTALYGLRGLQDPHLREQLAAAARGTRLAAAQARSARRGPSSTSSSTSSSSPVDSCGSSAAILPVVWCASSDGGTGSGAGCGSSSSGCSGGSSCSGASSCSSGSSCSSSSSCSSGSSCSSSSSCGSSSGSSCGSSS
- the hemQ gene encoding hydrogen peroxide-dependent heme synthase, whose product is MTAPEKIPNAGKKAKDLNEVIRYTLWSVFKLKDVLPDDRSGYADEVQELFDQLAAKDITVRGTYDVSGLRADADVMIWWHAETSDELQTAYNLFRRTKLGRALEPVWSNMALHRPAEFNKSHIPAFLADEVARDYVSVYPFVRSYDWYLLPDEDRRRMLADHGKMARGYPDVRANTVASFSLGDYEWMLAFEADELYRIVDLMRHLRASEARMHVREEVPFYTGRRKSVADLVAGLA
- a CDS encoding TIGR04222 domain-containing membrane protein — translated: MRQFVRFELRQQFLTGHFYTSWESAMFWVLLLLTAWAGVLASCTLLLRAAAVASVPAPAPDGGAGAGLRPDELNPYETAYLAGGPRRVAELTLLSMQRERRLLLAHTGWATVVDPVGRDPHERSVLGAFGPDGQSPVSVVRSAAARDEAVRALAQRLGSAGLALPAAARSGVAGGVRAVRRAALLVAATAGAALCVPAGGTAVTVILSWFALPLLLTLGCLAIARFETYPYSAWASPAGQRLLVALDRELAHGDCLTAVALRGVRVLTDPALRAALA
- the hemG gene encoding protoporphyrinogen oxidase; this encodes MHEADMRTDGATGTGATGGTGGRPGPAGHAVVIGGGIAGLAAAHRLLADGLRVTLLEAGTRLGGKLHAGELAGAPVDLGAESVLARRPEALELARAVGLGEALQPPATATAHLWTRGALRPMPRGHVMGVPGDLAPLAASGVLSAEGLARIEAERTLAPTEIGEDVAVGEYVAARLGHEVVDRLVEPLLGGVYAGDAYRISMRAAVPALFDAVRTHPTLTESVRALQAGAAARAAAERTTVTGAAATGAFFAGISGGIGRLPLAVADACRAAGARIATGTAVREVLRTAGGWRVVTDVEVIDADAVVLAVPAGPAARLLDGLAPAAATELRTVEYASMALVTMAFRRSELPAAITDGDASGFLVPPVDGRTIKASTFSSNKWAWAGADPELFLLRTSVGRYGDEGDLGREDSELVDVSLRDLGGAVGLAARPIASTVTRWDGGLPQYPVGHLARVARIRDAVAALPGLAVCGALYDGVGIPACIASAGKAADVVMATLGTPGTDH
- a CDS encoding DUF692 domain-containing protein, whose amino-acid sequence is MKSMAHLGVGIGWRPEIADAVERLPGLDWVEVVAENICPGHLPASLLRLRERGVRVVPHGVSLGLGGAERPDAAKLASLGERAVALGAPVVTEHIAFVRTASPALEAGHLLPVQRTREALDVLCENVRIAQDALPVPLALENIAALISWPGEELTEAQFLTELVERTGVRLLIDVANLHTNRVNRGEDPFALLDSIPLEALAYVHVAGGVERGGVWHDTHAHPVPPVVLDILAELRRRVEPAGVLLERDDDFPAEAELAAELAAIRGVVGTVGASPARPAPEAPHPPRTPRTPGAPEARGAGAGLERARVRVALEQAALLSALVAGTPVPEGFDRQRVGVQTRALAAKRAGVVAKLAPELPGILGGADPYREAFLDYARNRPMTAGYRRDALDFAEHLLIRDLPADPAARRRLTTWWQDRAGARPPRRIVRWARTLVGRAA
- a CDS encoding alpha/beta hydrolase, whose product is MRTPLARCGVAAAVLSLALSPSARAAPPVSTVPGSTTTGATTGSGGIAGSASRRAAADAGAELVARRAAEAASAPRATATGGAGAGPNTGSRATASGDRLGFGACPEAEELPSSVRCATLRVPLDYARPDGPQISLTVSRVAATGRGGAARQGALLYNPGGPGASGTFFPLVAGLPEWERIGAAYDLVGYAPRGVGRSAPLSCEDPARAHGPTQVPAEPSAGYKQQRVAAARAYARGCAQRAGAALAYYSTLDNVRDLHVLRAALGEEKLTFMGASYGTYLGAVYATLHPGHVRRMVLDSAVDPDPRRIWYLDNLDQAPGFERRWYDFRAWAARHHAAYRLGATPAAVQASYERVRDSVARAPAGGAVGTGELQAAFLQAAYYDDVWPERAAALSAFLAGDPGPLVQQARPETESAAARENARAVYTAVLCNDAAWPADWEVWDRDNTELARRAPFETWANAFLNLPCAYWPVRERQQPVAVGAQPARIPRTLIVAAERDGATPYPGALELQRRLGAEAALVTEEGAGTHGVVGGRNDCVDRHVERYLLTGDTSGWRVTCAPHPEPAPVSLDDRAAKAPGKVPRALLPPVV